The nucleotide sequence CGCTTCGGTGTAGCGAATGGGCAAGACGTATTCCAAGTTCTCATGGGGACGAGCGATGATGTGGGTTGAAAGCACTTGACCACCATTAACTCGTTTGACGTTTTCGATACCGGCTGCGACTGAGGCCTGGACTTCCGAGACATCGCCCCGCACAATCACCGTCACCCGACCACTGCCGATTTTTTCATAGCCAACCAGAGTGACACGGGCAGCCTTCACCATTGCATCAGCGGCTTCGACTACGGCGGGAAAACCCAAGGTTTCAATCATTCCAACTGCAATTGCCATTGTTAATAACTCCTAGATTTTGGGATCAAAAAACTGTCAATTCACAAGCAATAAAATCAAAATAGGTGAATTATTGCCAGGCCTGAAGTTCCTGTGAAAACTTCTGTTAGATTTAAGGCAACATTCTAACAATTTCGCTAATTTCGGAACTGTTCAACCGCTTCGGTATAGCGAATTGGGAGGACGTACTCCAAGTTCTCATGGGGACGGGCAATAATGTGAGTGGACAACAGTTCCCCGCCGTTCACCCGCTTAATGTTTTCAACACCTGCGGCAACCGAGGCCTGGACTTCGGAGACATCACCCCGAACAATCACAGTTACTCGACCACTCCCGATTTTTTCATAGCCAACGAGGGTAACACGGGCGGCCTTCACCATTGCATCAGCGGCCTCAACTACGGCCGGAAACCCGCGGGTTTCAATCATTCCTACAGCAATTGGCATCAGTTAATTCTCCTGGAAAAAATGAAGCTAAAATTGTTAATAAACTCCACAACGACTATGGGCCGCCTGGCATTTTAAGACGGTCAAACTTAAATCATCTGCGGGAACTAGGTTCCACAGTTGACGGGGAGGCCGTCTTACCTATCTGTTATTAAGAGTAGGTTTAGGGGGATCATTTGACAACAGAATCCCCGATAACGATTTCTGGCTGTGATGATTACAAAACCTAATCCATTTCTGATTTGTGACCGGACTGGTCTCAGTTAGCAATCAGCAAAAATAGAGATTAACCTATTGTTGTTTATTTTGTCATTGACTGTGCGCCAATTATGGAACAACAGAACCCGTGAATTGCTCTTCCCATAGGACTTGTCAATGATAAAAGCGATTTCAATAAGCTTAAGTCTATCTACTATTTGCAATATAGTGACATGAAAGTTTGTGATTATTTTCCTGATGTTGTGATTCTTTGAATAACCCATACCTAATTCACCAGGCCTGGGGGCATGAAAAGGGGTTTTGGAGACAAGTCAAGAGTTAGGATGAGGTTTATTGAGGAATTCCTGAGCGGGCAAGAACTGGCATTGAGTTTGGCAGGGTTGGGGATGATTGAAAAGAGGCAGCAATAGCTTATGGCCGATATTTTAGTGGCAACAAGTTGGTTAGTTCCCTGCTATGGACTGCTGGGGGCATTGGCTACTTTACCTTGGGCTACGGGCTGGATAAAACGGACTGGTCCGCGCCCGGCTGCTTATCTTAACTTTTCCTTGACGTTTATTGCTTTTGTCCATGGCCTGTTGGTATTCCGGATCCTAGAGGCCACGGGGCCAACGGAATTGATTTGGCATTGGTTGAGTGCCCCAGGCCTGGATATTGCCTTCCCGCTGAGTATTACGCCCTTAAGTGTCGGGGCGATGGAATTGGTAACTGGCCTCAGTCTTTTGGCCCAACTGTTTGCCCTCGGATATATGGAAAAAGACTGGGGCCTGGGGCGGTTCTTTGCCTTAATGGGATTTTTTGAGGCGGCATTAAGTGGCCTGGCCCTGAGTAATTCCCTCTTGCTCAGTTATATGTTGCTGGAGTTGCTAACCCTTTCGACCTATTTGTTAGTCGGTTTTTGGTATGCGCAACCCTTGGTGGTGACGGCGGCCCGTGATGCATTCTTGACCAAGCGAGTGGGTGATATTCTCCTGTTAATGGGGGTAGTCGCCTTAGCCACCCAGGCCGGGAGTTTAGATTTTCCAGTTCTTTACGATTGGGCTGAAAACGCAAATTTATCCCCAGGCCTGGGCTTTTTATTAGGGTTAGCCTTGATTGCTGGGCCGACGGGGAAGTGCGCTCAATTTCCGTTGCACCTGTGGCTGGATGAGGCGATGGAGGGGCCAAACCCGGCTTCAATCATGCGAAATTCCGTCGTTGTGGGAGCGGGGGCCTATGTCCTGATTAAGCTCCAGCCGATTTTAGTCCACTGCTACGGTTCGGATGTCATTTTAATAACCTTGGGGGCGGTGACAGCAATCGGGGCTTCCTTGGTGGCGATGGCGCAAATTGATGTTAAGCGGGCCTTATCCCATTCCACCAGTGCCTATTTGGGGTTGGTGTTTGTCGCAGTCGGGTGTCAGTGGATTAATGTTGCCTATTTAGTATTGTTGACCCACGGGATTGCGAAGGCCCTCTTGTTTATGACCATGGGCTGTGTGATCAATACCACCAACTGCCAGGATTTAACAGAACTGGGGGGCCTGGGAAAACGAATGCCTGCAACGGTGACAGGATTTGTGGTCGGCAGTGCGGCCTTGGTTGGGGTATTGCCCTTGGGGGGCTTTTGGGCGGGCTATCGGGTGATCACGCGGGTCGGCTTTGAGAATCCAGGCCTTGTGGCGGTGATGTTGATTGTCAATGCTTTAACTGCCCTGAACTTGATGCGGATGATGCGCTTAGTTTTTCTCGGGCAAGCTCAACCCAAAACCCGCCGGGCCCCAGAAGTGCCTTGGCCGATGGCTGTGCCGCTCGTGAGTTTGACGATTTTGTGTGTTTTAGTCCCGGTGATTTTGGCCCGATTCCAACTGTTACCGCTGGCCGCAGATTTGGACTGGACAGCCGTGGTTTTGTTAACCGGATCGGGAATTATTGGCATGGCGGCTGGGGGCCTGGTGAACTTAAACCGAACTTGGTCTCGACCATTGCAGGGACAATTGCGCTTCTTACAGGATTTATTTGCCTATGACTTTTATGTGGATCGGCTCTATCGGGTGACGGTGGTGGCGGGTGTGCAAATCCTCTCGCAGTTGAGTACCTGGCTAGATCGTTATGTGGTGGATAATGTTGTGAATTTGACCGGGCGGGCGGCCTTGGCGGGGGGAGAATTTCTCAAATATGGAACGGGCGGTCAATCCCAAGCCTATTTAATCTTAATTTTTTCAGCGTTGTTGGTGGCAGGGCTATTTTTGGTGAAACCGCTGGGCATGACGTTTGGCTGGGGAGGTTAGGCTAATGCTGAGTTTGTTATTGCTCTTACCCCTGCTGGGAAGTTTAACCCTGTTCCTCCTTCCCTCGAAATTATCTAGTCCGACCTATCGCATCATTGCTTTAGTGATTGGTGGCATCGTCTTGGCCTG is from Synechococcus sp. PCC 6312 and encodes:
- a CDS encoding carbon dioxide-concentrating mechanism protein CcmK encodes the protein MAIAVGMIETLGFPAVVEAADAMVKAARVTLVGYEKIGSGRVTVIVRGDVSEVQASVAAGIENVKRVNGGQVLSTHIIARPHENLEYVLPIRYTEAVEQFRESVSGIRPLGRP
- a CDS encoding carbon dioxide-concentrating mechanism protein CcmK; the encoded protein is MPIAVGMIETRGFPAVVEAADAMVKAARVTLVGYEKIGSGRVTVIVRGDVSEVQASVAAGVENIKRVNGGELLSTHIIARPHENLEYVLPIRYTEAVEQFRN
- a CDS encoding NAD(P)H-quinone oxidoreductase subunit F, with the translated sequence MADILVATSWLVPCYGLLGALATLPWATGWIKRTGPRPAAYLNFSLTFIAFVHGLLVFRILEATGPTELIWHWLSAPGLDIAFPLSITPLSVGAMELVTGLSLLAQLFALGYMEKDWGLGRFFALMGFFEAALSGLALSNSLLLSYMLLELLTLSTYLLVGFWYAQPLVVTAARDAFLTKRVGDILLLMGVVALATQAGSLDFPVLYDWAENANLSPGLGFLLGLALIAGPTGKCAQFPLHLWLDEAMEGPNPASIMRNSVVVGAGAYVLIKLQPILVHCYGSDVILITLGAVTAIGASLVAMAQIDVKRALSHSTSAYLGLVFVAVGCQWINVAYLVLLTHGIAKALLFMTMGCVINTTNCQDLTELGGLGKRMPATVTGFVVGSAALVGVLPLGGFWAGYRVITRVGFENPGLVAVMLIVNALTALNLMRMMRLVFLGQAQPKTRRAPEVPWPMAVPLVSLTILCVLVPVILARFQLLPLAADLDWTAVVLLTGSGIIGMAAGGLVNLNRTWSRPLQGQLRFLQDLFAYDFYVDRLYRVTVVAGVQILSQLSTWLDRYVVDNVVNLTGRAALAGGEFLKYGTGGQSQAYLILIFSALLVAGLFLVKPLGMTFGWGG